One genomic segment of Hydra vulgaris chromosome 14, alternate assembly HydraT2T_AEP includes these proteins:
- the LOC136090977 gene encoding zinc finger MYM-type protein 1-like, with protein MIEESFIDFIHSHEKTGEGLTTEILNKLEGDKLDINDARGQGYDNGANMAGKYKGVRARILEINSLAIFIPCAAHNLNLAGVHAGSTSPEMITFFGTVQRLFNFFSSSTTRWEILMKSLKLTLKSFSDTRWSSKVNAITSLSLHLSEVKKGLESISNDLSNPEAVSNAKSLLLLINYRFICTLSMWNKILQCIDRTNKALQRKDISIDHAAKLIDALRCTLQGLREADFEQNFQEAKNLAETMNLQAGFPDKHKKKVKKMANYEATDEGSNMTPEHLFKMQIYKIFDTLLSQLDWRYEQLRTICNGFSFLYGMSLESTSVLDLKKLAADLAIKYSKDLNMYQFTCEIQSFKFEASTIIPNIKTATPLDILQALHDFGLIESYPNINIAIRIFLTLPVTTASCERSFSKLKLIKNYLRSTIGQERLSNLSIISIEYNIVKDINYDDVINEFAQMKARKVQF; from the coding sequence ATGATCGAAGAAAGCTTCATCGACTTCATTCACTCACATGAAAAAACAGGAGAAGGTTTAAcgactgaaattttaaataaactagaagGTGATAAACTGGATATTAATGATGCCAGAGGACAAGGATATGACAACGGTGCTAATATGGCGGGAAAATACAAAGGAGTCAGAGCGCGTATTTTGGAAATTAATAGTTTGGCAATATTTATACCGTGTGCAGCTCATAACTTAAATTTAGCTGGTGTCCATGCTGGCTCTACATCACCAgaaatgataactttttttgGTACTGTGCAAagattattcaattttttctcGTCATCAACAACACGATGGGAAATTTTAATGAAGTCTTTAAAATTGACACTTAAAAGTTTTTCGGACACAAGATGGTCATCAAAAGTCAATGCAATAACATCACTAAGTTTACATCTATCAGAAGTAAAGAAAGGATTGGAATCGATTTCAAATGATTTATCAAATCCAGAAGCTGTATCAAatgcaaaaagtttattgttacTAATTAATTATAGATTTATCTGTACCCTTTCTATGTGGAATAAAATTCTACAATGCATTGACAGAACAAATAAGGCATTACAACGAAAAGATATATCAATTGACCATGCAGCAAAATTAATTGATGCACTACGTTGTACATTACAAGGACTACGAGAAGCAGATTTCGAACAAAATTTTCAGGAAGCAAAGAATTTAGCTGAAACAATGAATTTACAGGCTGGATTTCCTGATAAACAcaagaaaaaagttaagaaaatggCAAATTATGAGGCAACAGATGAAGGAAGTAATATGACTCCAGAACATTTGTTCAAAATGCAAATTTACAAGATTTTTGATACTTTATTGTCTCAACTAGATTGGCGTTATGAGCAACTGCGAACTATCTGCAATGGTTTTTCCTTTCTGTATGGTATGTCTTTGGAATCGACCAGcgttttggatttaaaaaagttggCTGCAGATTTAGCAATTAAGTATAGCAAAGATTTAAATATGTACCAGTTCACCTGTGAGATACAAAGCTTTAAATTTGAAGCATCGACAATAATACCTAATATTAAAACTGCAACTCCACTAGATATTTTGCAAGCACTTCATGACTTTGGCTTAATTGAGTCTTATCCGAATATTAATATTGCTATCCGGATATTTCTCACTCTTCCAGTTACTACTGCGTCGTGTGAGAGAAGTTTTAGTAAATtgaaattgattaaaaattatttaagatctACTATAGGACAAGAAAGATTATCTAATCTTTCAATAATATCTATTGAATATAACATTGTTAAAGATATTAATTATGACGACGTTATAAATGAATTTGCGCAAATGAAAGCGAGAAAAGtgcaattttaa
- the LOC136090978 gene encoding uncharacterized protein LOC136090978: protein MIDIDGNGRNLDPTCNERDLEVLISNNLKVQVEAAAWVGNQMLGCLKKPSFDLQDEDAVLQLQPISLIDHNDIITNVENKNVESTNVENTCTTNVEIENMVINSSSITPNVNIIPQEIMLNYNDPNSWPAISNNVIYSLVKHGPEQGNNVNVNTIISADNAGRKFTKDWFYVKHINGEMVIRKWLLYSINQNAIFCFPCILFGHKSHNITDPHKGFRDWQHLHPVIPQHENSSDHRNNYVKLKVMETNIRSGNTLDDYLINSINEEKMVWREILKIVVDAILFCAKNNIALRGSNEKIGDSNCGIFLNLIEFASHYNRTLKEHIEKHKKRFCFIFFTHYSK, encoded by the exons ATGATTGACATTGATGGTAACGGACGCAATCTAGATCCAACATGCAATGAGCGTGACCTTGAAGTACTAATATCTAACAATCTCAAAGTACAAGTAGAAGCAGCAGCGTGGGTTGGCAACCAAATGCTTGGTTGTCTTAAGAA ACCTAGTTTTGATTTACAAGATGAAGATGCTGTGCTACAATTGCAACCTATAAGTTTAATTGATCATAATGATATTATTACAAATgtcgaaaataaaaatgtcgAAAGTACAAATGTCGAAAATACATGTACTACTAATGTTGAAATTGAAAATATGGTTATAAATTCGTCATCTATTACACCAAACGTCAATATTATTCCACAAGAAATAATGCTAAATTACAACGACCCAAATTCTTGGCCTGCTATttcaaataatgtaatatattcCCTTGTCAAGCATGGTCCAGAACAAGGCAATAATGTAAACGTTAATACCATTATATCAGCAGACAATGCAGGGCGAAAATTTACAAAGGATTGGTTTTATGTGAAACATATTAATGGAGAAATGGTTATAAGAAAATGGCTGTTATATTCTATAAATCAAAACGCAATATTTTGTTTCCCTTGTATTCTTTTTGGCCACAAATCTCATAATATTACAGACCCCCATAAAGGATTCCGTGATTGGCAACATCTTCATCCTGTTATTCCACAACATGAAAATTCATCTGATCACAGAAACAATTATGTAAAATTGAAAGTGATGGAAACAAATATAAGATCAGGGAACACACTCgatgattatttaattaattcaattaatgaagaaaaaatggTATGGcgtgaaatattaaaaatcgtTGTAGATGCTATTCTATTCTGCgccaaaaataatattgctcTTAGAGgttcaaatgaaaaaattggAGATTCAAAttgtggaatttttttaaatttgatagaATTTGCTAGCCATTATAATAGAACTTTAAAAGAAcatattgaaaaacataaaaaaaggttctgtttcatatttttcacacattattcaaaatga